The Methylomicrobium lacus LW14 genome window below encodes:
- a CDS encoding PepSY-associated TM helix domain-containing protein, with the protein MSITVQQLATLDNMHLARRKRRRKLWLKVHLWLGLLFGAYLAVIGLTGSILVFHDEIDEWLAPELMTVAPPAEPSAYRPLAEIIAASTAAMPSDAQQAFAVYPRNAKAAFRLRYAVPITGGATEFWETAVDPYRAKFIGKRLRWTSGETFPETFVDFVFSLHYSLFLGDSGELIVSLIGVLSILSMLTGLIVWWPLTGKWRQALTIKLKASAERLTFDLHKTFGVYSAVVLLPVLFSGIYITEPKYVVPVVELFSPATYRYWFQSTPVESMPSLGMADAVAIADRLYPSGRTHFIYGATQPTSTFTVCKNDVEQIGSLIHRRCVVIDRYSGKILDVDDPTAGTAGEVLTHWQWPLHSGQAFGMAGRVLVCLSGLACVLLFGTGIVRWRHKKIANLSRRIYR; encoded by the coding sequence ATGAGTATCACTGTTCAGCAATTGGCAACGCTCGATAACATGCACTTAGCCCGGCGAAAGCGCCGCCGTAAACTCTGGCTGAAGGTCCATCTTTGGCTAGGATTGTTGTTCGGGGCCTATCTTGCCGTGATCGGCCTGACCGGCAGCATCCTGGTATTTCATGACGAGATCGACGAATGGCTGGCGCCGGAGCTCATGACCGTCGCGCCGCCGGCCGAGCCGTCGGCGTATCGGCCGCTTGCGGAAATCATCGCGGCCAGTACCGCTGCGATGCCGAGCGATGCCCAGCAAGCCTTTGCCGTCTATCCGCGCAACGCTAAAGCCGCCTTTAGGCTACGTTATGCGGTGCCGATAACGGGCGGCGCGACCGAGTTTTGGGAAACCGCTGTCGATCCATACAGGGCCAAGTTTATCGGCAAACGCTTGCGCTGGACGTCGGGAGAAACATTCCCGGAAACTTTCGTCGACTTTGTTTTTTCCCTGCACTATTCGCTGTTTCTGGGTGACTCCGGCGAATTGATCGTCAGTCTCATCGGTGTATTGTCCATCCTCTCGATGCTGACCGGGCTGATCGTCTGGTGGCCGTTAACCGGAAAATGGCGGCAGGCGTTGACGATCAAACTCAAGGCCAGCGCCGAGCGCTTGACGTTCGATTTGCACAAAACCTTCGGCGTTTATTCGGCTGTGGTGCTGTTGCCGGTGTTGTTTTCCGGTATTTACATCACCGAACCGAAATATGTGGTACCGGTAGTCGAGCTGTTTTCGCCGGCAACCTATCGCTACTGGTTTCAATCCACTCCCGTTGAATCTATGCCCTCGTTGGGGATGGCCGATGCGGTGGCGATCGCTGACCGGTTGTATCCCAGTGGAAGAACCCATTTCATCTATGGAGCCACGCAACCGACGTCGACCTTTACCGTGTGCAAGAACGATGTCGAACAAATCGGCAGCCTGATACATCGGCGTTGTGTCGTGATTGACCGCTACAGCGGCAAGATTCTGGATGTGGACGATCCGACCGCAGGCACGGCAGGCGAAGTGCTAACGCATTGGCAATGGCCGCTGCATTCCGGACAGGCGTTCGGGATGGCGGGGCGAGTGTTGGTGTGTCTTTCGGGGTTGGCGTGCGTTTTATTATTTGGAACAGGAATTGTGCGATGGCGGCATAAGAAGATCGCGAATTTATCGAGAAGAATTTATAGATAA
- a CDS encoding TonB-dependent receptor domain-containing protein: MKDRFEANHTLKNCLVGGVLALTLGQVGTSLAADKAKKIHFNIPANNLASALLNYSETTGVQLSYAQALVSGHKAASVSGDYTPEQALQKLLGGTNITYRYVDADAIALAEAPKEISTDNTITLKPMTVVGSVSADSPSLTTPSIDESRVKLNQVPGGTSVIDAERIYEGAPLTVNDVFVNAPGVYVADSQAGVTGGSRISIRGSDANSIISPIRGIKLLRNGMPFTSADGSSDTESVNLFALDHVDVYRGASALEYGGSNLGGAINLITPTGYTAEGVRLGMKWGTYDFVNPTLSFGKVFDNGFDVYGSFAYLSTDTTRENNKQEQFYGHGNVGYRWNDRQETRLFFDIQNHNFLSTEPLTQKKVEDNPKQNDNGFALPSGFPMYRVDLKHSILLDGGDKFDVGAYYQDKHYAYDYTFGYNQDRWQDTGFNWRHEINSKLLGLDNRVVWGGLTQWQFINDYNYETLPDRRRGPLKNAERDRWLNVEGYLEDQLRLTDRFTLIAGVQLNWRNVNYERYEGALPEAAGTTNQADQDYFSANPKLGFTWQATREAQIYGNVSRSSEPPPLTNLADLFPAKDLQTGSTVEVGTRGQTDYLKWDLAYYHAWVNNEYLIIANPIDPTVFAATNANSTTLHSGVELGLETSLPIDAIANGDQIRLRGNYTWNNFAFDNDPVLGSNRIPGIPEHVAFVEALYQHPSGFYIGPNARLVGSNWVDYKNTLAAKPYALLGARIGWDDGKHWKLFIDGRNLTDQHYAATLWTMGDAGGMDQAQFHPGATRTVYGGIEYRF; encoded by the coding sequence TTGAAAGACCGTTTTGAAGCGAACCATACCCTCAAGAATTGTTTGGTCGGCGGTGTATTGGCATTAACGCTTGGCCAAGTGGGAACGTCGCTGGCGGCCGATAAGGCCAAGAAAATTCATTTCAATATTCCAGCCAACAACTTGGCATCGGCATTGTTGAATTACTCCGAAACGACCGGCGTTCAACTGAGCTATGCGCAAGCGTTGGTCTCCGGTCATAAAGCCGCATCCGTATCCGGCGACTATACGCCGGAACAGGCTTTGCAAAAGCTTTTGGGGGGAACCAACATCACTTATCGATATGTAGATGCGGATGCGATCGCGTTGGCTGAGGCGCCTAAGGAAATCAGCACCGATAATACGATTACGTTGAAGCCGATGACGGTGGTGGGTTCTGTGTCGGCCGATAGCCCCAGCCTGACCACTCCCTCGATCGACGAGTCACGCGTCAAATTGAATCAGGTTCCCGGCGGGACGAGCGTGATCGATGCCGAGAGAATTTATGAAGGCGCGCCGCTGACGGTCAACGATGTCTTTGTCAACGCGCCCGGCGTCTATGTTGCGGATTCTCAAGCAGGAGTCACGGGCGGGTCGCGGATTTCAATCCGCGGTTCTGACGCCAATTCGATCATCTCGCCGATTCGTGGCATCAAATTGCTTCGCAACGGCATGCCATTCACCAGCGCAGACGGCTCCTCGGATACCGAATCGGTCAATTTGTTCGCGCTCGATCATGTCGATGTCTACCGAGGCGCCAGTGCGCTGGAATACGGCGGCAGCAATCTCGGCGGAGCGATCAACCTGATCACGCCGACCGGTTACACCGCCGAGGGCGTGCGCTTGGGGATGAAATGGGGGACCTACGATTTTGTCAATCCGACCCTGAGTTTTGGCAAGGTGTTCGACAATGGCTTTGATGTCTACGGCTCGTTTGCCTACCTGAGCACCGATACCACACGGGAAAACAACAAGCAGGAACAGTTCTACGGTCACGGCAACGTCGGCTATCGCTGGAACGACAGGCAAGAAACGCGTTTGTTTTTCGATATTCAGAACCATAATTTTTTGTCGACGGAGCCGCTGACCCAAAAGAAGGTTGAAGACAACCCGAAGCAGAACGACAACGGCTTCGCGCTCCCGAGCGGCTTTCCCATGTACCGCGTCGACCTGAAGCACTCGATCCTCCTGGATGGCGGCGACAAGTTCGATGTGGGGGCCTATTACCAGGACAAGCATTATGCCTATGACTATACCTTCGGCTATAACCAGGACAGGTGGCAGGACACCGGCTTCAACTGGCGGCATGAGATCAACAGCAAACTGCTCGGCCTGGATAACAGGGTGGTATGGGGCGGCCTGACCCAATGGCAGTTCATCAACGATTACAACTATGAGACTTTGCCGGATCGTCGGCGAGGCCCGTTAAAAAACGCCGAGCGCGACCGTTGGCTGAATGTCGAGGGGTATTTGGAAGATCAACTCCGTCTGACCGACCGGTTTACCTTGATCGCCGGTGTGCAGCTGAATTGGCGGAATGTTAATTATGAACGTTACGAGGGCGCCCTCCCCGAAGCTGCCGGAACGACCAATCAAGCCGATCAGGATTATTTTAGCGCCAACCCCAAGCTCGGCTTTACTTGGCAGGCAACCCGTGAGGCACAGATTTACGGCAATGTCAGCCGCAGTTCGGAACCCCCTCCATTGACGAACTTAGCCGATCTGTTTCCCGCCAAGGATTTGCAAACAGGCAGCACGGTCGAAGTCGGCACGCGCGGGCAAACGGATTATTTGAAGTGGGATCTGGCTTATTACCACGCCTGGGTGAACAACGAATATTTGATTATTGCAAATCCTATTGATCCCACGGTTTTTGCAGCGACAAACGCAAACAGCACGACCCTGCATTCCGGCGTCGAACTGGGTTTGGAGACCTCTCTGCCGATTGACGCGATCGCCAACGGCGACCAAATCCGTCTGCGCGGCAACTATACCTGGAACAACTTCGCCTTCGACAACGATCCGGTGTTAGGCAGCAACCGTATTCCCGGCATACCGGAGCACGTGGCTTTTGTCGAGGCATTGTATCAGCATCCGAGCGGATTCTACATCGGCCCCAATGCCCGGCTGGTCGGCTCCAACTGGGTCGATTACAAAAATACGCTGGCCGCAAAACCTTATGCCTTGCTCGGCGCCCGGATCGGTTGGGATGACGGCAAACATTGGAAACTGTTCATAGACGGGCGCAACTTGACCGATCAGCATTACGCGGCAACCCTCTGGACGATGGGGGACGCGGGGGGCATGGACCAGGCGCAATTTCATCCCGGCGCGACCCGTACTGTCTACGGCGGCATTGAGTATCGCTTCTAG